From Fibrobacter sp. UWEL, a single genomic window includes:
- a CDS encoding 7-carboxy-7-deazaguanine synthase QueE, which produces MARTYRINTIFFSIQGEGKRVGTPQVFVRFSGCNMKCPFCDTNHEPFTEMTAEQIIAKAKEVGGNCRSVSFCGGEPTLQLDAELIKAFEGWYKSIETNGTKPVPAGIDYIVCSPKTSRIEPDNIDELRFVIKAGDPLPSPCKTARRMCLSPCFDGDNLVRENLDHCIELVKQNPGWILSLQWHKFIGIE; this is translated from the coding sequence ATGGCTAGGACCTACAGGATAAACACAATCTTTTTCAGCATCCAGGGCGAAGGCAAGCGCGTGGGAACGCCGCAGGTCTTTGTGCGTTTCAGCGGATGCAACATGAAATGTCCCTTCTGCGATACGAATCATGAACCGTTCACGGAAATGACCGCGGAACAGATTATCGCAAAGGCGAAGGAAGTTGGCGGAAATTGCCGAAGCGTCTCCTTCTGCGGTGGCGAGCCGACGCTCCAGCTTGACGCGGAACTTATCAAGGCCTTCGAAGGCTGGTACAAGTCCATCGAGACGAACGGCACAAAGCCCGTTCCCGCGGGGATTGACTACATCGTTTGCAGTCCCAAGACAAGCAGGATCGAGCCGGACAATATCGACGAGCTTCGTTTCGTCATAAAGGCTGGCGACCCGTTACCTTCCCCATGCAAGACAGCGAGAAGAATGTGCCTTTCCCCCTGTTTTGATGGCGACAATCTTGTTCGCGAGAATCTTGACCACTGTATTGAGCTGGTCAAGCAGAATCCGGGCTGGATTCTTTCACTTCAATGGCACAAGTTCATAGGAATCGAATAA
- the terL gene encoding phage terminase large subunit, producing the protein MPTYSIGWVHREICARLMGFFVDVMERKSPRLILTMPPRHGKSQLVSKHFPAWCFGVNPNISFIAYSYSDSLSKRVNKDVQRIMDSSEFHRIFPNVSLPPRGSRFTRSANLLEIPNHIGSFRSTGIGGGITGMGCDILGIDDPLKDRQEANSITIRDRVWDWYTSTAYTRLSPGGGVLVTLTRWHEDDLAGRLLNAMKRGDGDQWTIINYPAIAEIDEPHRRIGEALHPERYPVEMLEKIKANVGSYDWNALYQQHPAPVGGSIIKREWLQEYEILPKVFDKIIQSWDFTFTDSASSDNVAGTVWGKVGSRFYLIDCVCEKMDFVSSIRALQRITVKHPKALKKIIEDKANGPAIISALKNQISGIVPYTPQGSKEARAFAVSPLFEAGNVFIPKQDAEHPWVRDYVDELVSFPTAPHDDRVDSTTQALNYLSTGTGSGMVSFI; encoded by the coding sequence ATGCCGACGTACAGCATCGGCTGGGTACATAGGGAAATCTGCGCCCGTCTCATGGGGTTCTTCGTGGACGTCATGGAACGCAAGAGTCCTCGACTCATTCTAACCATGCCTCCGCGACATGGCAAGAGCCAGCTTGTCTCCAAGCACTTTCCAGCCTGGTGCTTTGGCGTAAATCCGAACATTTCCTTCATCGCCTATAGCTATAGCGACAGCCTTTCAAAGCGAGTCAATAAGGACGTCCAGAGGATCATGGACTCAAGCGAGTTCCATAGAATCTTCCCAAACGTCTCCCTCCCCCCGCGCGGAAGCAGGTTCACCCGTTCCGCAAACCTGCTGGAAATACCGAACCACATCGGAAGTTTCCGAAGCACTGGTATCGGAGGCGGCATCACGGGCATGGGCTGTGACATTCTCGGCATTGACGACCCGTTGAAGGACAGACAGGAAGCGAACAGCATCACAATCCGCGACAGGGTCTGGGACTGGTACACATCTACGGCCTACACACGCCTTTCCCCAGGCGGTGGCGTTCTTGTGACGCTTACCAGATGGCATGAGGACGACTTGGCTGGGCGTCTGCTCAACGCCATGAAGCGGGGCGATGGAGACCAGTGGACCATCATAAACTATCCCGCAATCGCGGAAATTGACGAGCCTCACCGTAGAATCGGCGAAGCCCTCCATCCGGAAAGATACCCCGTCGAAATGCTTGAGAAGATCAAGGCGAACGTGGGAAGCTATGACTGGAACGCACTTTACCAGCAGCACCCCGCCCCCGTCGGCGGAAGCATCATCAAGCGTGAATGGCTACAGGAATATGAGATTCTGCCGAAGGTATTCGACAAGATTATCCAGAGCTGGGATTTCACATTCACGGACAGCGCCTCAAGCGACAATGTAGCAGGAACTGTCTGGGGAAAGGTCGGCTCACGCTTCTACCTCATCGACTGCGTCTGCGAGAAGATGGATTTCGTCTCCAGCATCCGCGCCCTGCAAAGAATCACAGTCAAGCATCCCAAGGCATTGAAGAAAATCATAGAGGACAAGGCCAACGGCCCCGCAATCATAAGCGCATTGAAAAACCAGATCAGCGGAATCGTCCCCTATACGCCGCAGGGGTCAAAGGAGGCGCGAGCCTTCGCTGTCAGCCCCCTTTTCGAGGCTGGGAACGTTTTCATCCCCAAACAGGATGCGGAACACCCCTGGGTTCGCGACTACGTAGACGAACTGGTCTCCTTCCCCACAGCCCCGCATGACGACCGCGTGGACTCTACCACGCAAGCCCTCAACTACCTATCGACCGGGACAGGCTCCGGCATGGTCAGCTTCATCTAA
- a CDS encoding anti-CBASS protein Acb1 family protein: MEKSKIQDGAYGNFVTGMGHAQMDKGESTFAKPYGGSDLYELAKMKVQDGIAARIVECVPETAFKHDISIIGDEDGTVLKECFSLGLIEALQVAGEYQRLTGGAIIVTEYENDDLQSLAAPPTSSAKVRQYRVYSAGTVDLQSSDFEGDSPKVFRVTLLDGERREIHPQRCTVIYGKKAPDVLRGVSLRERFFGTPALKASEQSLKNLANVMASIVNMATETGVMLFSLENFNEMLSKPDCGIRDAQELISLVKLSMSSFRGVFSGANDKFEILSHNFTGLPEVLQKAMNMVSADSRIPMSILFGQSATGLAQTNEGDTKAYGELVESWRSRYIYRPAARLISELAHRNCNASCSEFEWGPVTVLSLKEQLEAKKLQAETLNIYYQMGAIDADSIRESVFHNGHSWEVTVED, encoded by the coding sequence ATGGAAAAAAGCAAGATTCAGGACGGTGCCTACGGCAATTTCGTCACAGGAATGGGTCACGCCCAGATGGATAAGGGTGAAAGCACCTTCGCAAAGCCCTACGGAGGAAGCGACCTCTACGAACTGGCGAAAATGAAGGTGCAGGACGGAATTGCAGCCCGGATCGTGGAATGTGTTCCGGAAACAGCCTTCAAGCATGACATTTCCATCATCGGAGACGAAGATGGAACAGTCCTCAAGGAATGTTTCTCCCTTGGCCTCATCGAAGCCCTGCAGGTCGCTGGCGAATATCAGCGTTTGACTGGAGGCGCAATCATCGTCACGGAATATGAGAATGACGATTTGCAGTCCCTGGCTGCACCCCCGACGTCCAGCGCCAAGGTGAGACAGTACCGCGTCTATAGCGCAGGGACAGTCGATCTTCAATCCAGCGACTTCGAGGGTGATTCCCCGAAAGTTTTCCGAGTCACCCTTCTGGACGGTGAAAGGCGCGAAATCCACCCCCAAAGATGCACTGTCATTTATGGCAAGAAGGCCCCGGACGTCCTTCGTGGAGTCTCCCTGCGGGAACGGTTCTTCGGAACACCCGCCTTGAAGGCCAGCGAACAGAGCCTAAAGAACCTCGCCAACGTCATGGCAAGCATCGTCAATATGGCAACGGAGACAGGCGTCATGCTTTTCAGCCTGGAGAACTTCAACGAAATGCTCTCCAAGCCGGACTGCGGCATCCGCGACGCACAGGAGCTTATAAGCCTCGTCAAGCTATCCATGAGTTCGTTCCGGGGCGTTTTCAGCGGCGCAAATGACAAGTTCGAGATTTTAAGCCACAACTTCACAGGTTTGCCCGAAGTCCTGCAGAAGGCGATGAACATGGTCAGCGCGGATTCAAGAATCCCCATGAGCATCCTTTTCGGACAGAGCGCCACTGGTCTCGCCCAGACCAACGAGGGCGATACAAAGGCCTATGGCGAACTGGTGGAAAGTTGGCGATCCCGCTACATCTACCGTCCGGCAGCAAGGCTCATTTCCGAACTTGCCCACAGGAACTGCAACGCAAGCTGTAGCGAGTTCGAATGGGGACCCGTTACCGTCCTCAGCCTAAAGGAACAGCTGGAAGCAAAGAAGCTCCAGGCGGAAACCCTCAACATCTATTACCAGATGGGAGCCATAGACGCAGACAGCATCCGCGAGAGCGTCTTTCATAACGGTCACTCCTGGGAAGTAACCGTAGAGGACTAG
- the queD gene encoding 6-carboxytetrahydropterin synthase QueD, producing the protein MFKVSKRFEIAGAHRLELPYESKCNGLHGHNWIITVCCKSKTLNAQGMVVDFKQIKQSISEKLDHAYINDVVPFNPTAENIARWICEQVPFCYRVVVQESEGNIAEYDREEEN; encoded by the coding sequence ATGTTCAAGGTAAGCAAGCGTTTTGAAATCGCAGGCGCGCACCGTCTGGAATTACCCTACGAAAGCAAGTGCAACGGCCTCCACGGACACAACTGGATTATTACGGTCTGCTGCAAGAGCAAGACCCTGAACGCCCAGGGAATGGTCGTGGATTTCAAGCAGATCAAGCAGAGCATTTCCGAGAAGCTGGACCACGCCTACATCAATGACGTAGTCCCGTTCAATCCGACTGCGGAAAACATCGCAAGGTGGATTTGCGAACAGGTACCATTCTGCTATCGCGTCGTCGTACAGGAAAGCGAAGGAAACATCGCGGAATATGATCGAGAAGAAGAAAATTGA
- a CDS encoding helix-turn-helix domain-containing protein yields MANIDQTKQKNDYLTVKEVAKKIGFNPFTVYDWIKTRGMPVRRSCKRGRITIYWPDFLRWWKDLRND; encoded by the coding sequence ATGGCTAACATAGACCAAACAAAACAAAAAAACGACTACCTCACAGTCAAGGAGGTCGCAAAGAAGATCGGCTTCAACCCTTTCACCGTCTATGACTGGATAAAGACGCGCGGGATGCCCGTACGCCGCAGCTGCAAGCGTGGACGCATTACAATCTACTGGCCCGATTTTCTGCGCTGGTGGAAGGACTTGAGGAACGACTAA
- the queC gene encoding 7-cyano-7-deazaguanine synthase QueC, whose amino-acid sequence MQKSKCDAVLLLSGGIDSTTVLEQLTKQGKKVFCLIFDYKQTLSKEIAYAAQNAKRLKQPYKIISIDLGFAGSKCSLISKTKISVNRDFKQIDSSIPTSYVEFRNGILLSYAVMFAEVNGIGEIYGGFNGLASGQYYDDTLPFIKAFEKAANLGTSPAFNVRIRAPFSMMEKAEIVKAGRKIGIDYEKNTWSCYNNGDRHCGKCDSCKQRERALKLGGCENG is encoded by the coding sequence ATGCAAAAATCAAAATGTGATGCGGTGCTGCTGCTATCCGGCGGGATTGACAGCACGACTGTTCTGGAACAGCTTACGAAACAGGGCAAGAAGGTTTTCTGCCTCATTTTCGACTACAAGCAGACATTATCCAAGGAAATCGCCTATGCCGCGCAGAACGCGAAGCGACTAAAACAGCCCTACAAGATTATCTCCATCGACCTGGGGTTTGCCGGAAGCAAGTGTTCTCTGATTTCCAAGACGAAGATCAGCGTAAACAGGGACTTCAAGCAGATAGATTCCTCCATACCCACAAGCTATGTGGAGTTCAGGAACGGAATCCTGCTCTCTTACGCGGTCATGTTCGCGGAAGTGAACGGCATAGGCGAAATCTACGGAGGCTTCAACGGGCTTGCAAGCGGTCAATACTATGACGACACCCTCCCCTTCATCAAGGCTTTCGAGAAGGCTGCAAACCTCGGCACAAGCCCTGCCTTCAACGTCCGTATCCGCGCCCCCTTCTCCATGATGGAAAAGGCTGAAATCGTCAAGGCCGGACGCAAGATCGGCATCGACTACGAAAAGAACACCTGGAGCTGTTACAACAATGGAGACCGCCATTGTGGAAAGTGCGACAGCTGCAAACAGCGCGAACGCGCTTTGAAACTGGGAGGCTGTGAAAATGGCTAG
- the folE gene encoding GTP cyclohydrolase I yields MEKKKIESLVRQLLQALNDNPNREGLRETPRRVADYYAEMFEGQNYTNEQIARKFGKCFKQKTDGQIVKVDDITIFSHCEHHLALMYDMKVSIRYIPHGKVLGLSKFARIAEMVGKRLQLQEKIGSDIAEVIHLATGSEDVEVSIEGKHACVTARGAKNVSMVTRTVHSSGAFRNHLTSNVTESIS; encoded by the coding sequence ATCGAGAAGAAGAAAATTGAGAGCCTGGTAAGACAGCTTCTCCAGGCGCTCAATGACAATCCAAATCGCGAGGGGCTTCGGGAGACGCCCCGCCGCGTGGCGGACTATTATGCGGAAATGTTCGAAGGCCAGAACTACACCAACGAACAGATTGCAAGGAAGTTCGGCAAGTGCTTCAAGCAAAAGACGGACGGGCAGATTGTCAAGGTTGACGACATAACGATTTTCAGCCACTGTGAGCACCATCTGGCGCTCATGTACGACATGAAGGTTTCCATCCGCTACATTCCCCATGGCAAGGTTCTCGGACTTTCCAAGTTCGCCCGTATCGCGGAAATGGTGGGAAAGCGTCTCCAGCTCCAGGAAAAGATAGGAAGCGACATTGCCGAGGTCATTCACCTCGCGACTGGTTCGGAGGACGTCGAAGTGAGCATCGAAGGAAAGCACGCCTGTGTCACAGCAAGAGGCGCAAAGAACGTCTCCATGGTGACTCGGACCGTTCATTCCAGCGGAGCGTTCCGCAATCACTTGACCTCGAACGTCACCGAATCAATCAGCTGA
- a CDS encoding phage minor head protein — translation MASSFLNFVRNVERIGQKKRGRRPVFSAHQFYPSAIEADLQKATREEFARALEQNIQLALMGFVDDLDDLAKAKAELPPEFVKKVSSLADAVGVKTGWNFSEYSKMLVGQPYFPPEAEKSIFDAWKANFQQLCISAETDAKAKISRLATDARMKGWSKSQLESAIRRELPMETKHRAELIARTEMGKLNSAANLSTYKKLGIRYYMWMTTLDGRERDSHALMNGLICSVENPDVYYEETPEGLVEHPRTSEMYHGTPGEDFQCRCSMVAWEPEIDGKYQVRQAEQPETPQQGANEATSAQLEKMEQTIAQQEKQLQALKMEQESLLSRQRLIQAAEKRHERTPQQIADIQNRWEERLRRRRIAEIAQKRHEKRTISQENAIRKELERRTAIRTEAHKLLQEANGLHGLSGKDELEKALQKGGKSAYSEMEAQSAKLEESLKKLKACTYLEDPIQVARDFDYDTAILVNDSVKKKLDGMPRSLSSRKHDLEFEIKWVEDHKKYSSWKVAQDAYKKALREVEQKILWESDIQRVDEIKDFLAKHPKSGIIKKLAEDMDAAIAKGDAAARTEFQQLLKKAETRKAEIEAKELRERLKKIKSGTAGGIPFGTLTLPELKATMGSKLPKTLEHLDDAIAKYEKSRKYGSDTKKYAKEIEANMKMLFQQHDLGMHIDDDILEKVFTSHFKNTFETGSSGGYCGPSLNADGSIKQSHARLGAAHNLFGLGSTDRANQLKIGQYEKYGNLLDHDKLREFKSHNPATQYGNVTVRFKKDKVVCTWTAGDSLGETYQPSLVTDPKAVSYDDMSERKLPKLGTDTSNMANFRDNNIRSYLELQFHGDVTIDCVESLTYPYDLMDKSKATHLQVAKKWQSIGAEVYYIKNGKLEKL, via the coding sequence ATGGCAAGCAGCTTTCTCAATTTCGTAAGGAACGTGGAACGCATCGGACAGAAGAAGCGTGGACGCAGGCCCGTCTTTAGCGCCCACCAGTTCTATCCCAGCGCCATCGAGGCGGACCTTCAAAAGGCTACCCGCGAGGAATTTGCAAGGGCGCTGGAACAGAATATCCAGCTCGCCCTCATGGGCTTCGTTGACGACCTTGACGACCTTGCGAAAGCGAAAGCTGAACTGCCCCCGGAATTTGTAAAGAAAGTGTCAAGCCTAGCCGATGCCGTCGGAGTAAAGACGGGCTGGAATTTCAGCGAATATTCAAAGATGCTTGTGGGCCAGCCCTACTTCCCCCCGGAAGCGGAAAAGTCCATCTTTGACGCATGGAAGGCAAATTTCCAGCAGCTCTGCATAAGTGCCGAAACCGACGCCAAGGCAAAGATATCCAGGCTCGCCACCGACGCGAGGATGAAGGGCTGGAGCAAATCGCAACTTGAATCTGCAATTCGCAGGGAATTGCCGATGGAGACAAAGCATCGCGCGGAGCTGATCGCCAGAACGGAAATGGGAAAGCTCAATTCAGCAGCCAACCTTTCCACCTACAAGAAGCTGGGCATCCGCTACTATATGTGGATGACAACGCTGGACGGACGCGAGCGCGATTCCCACGCCCTCATGAACGGCTTGATCTGCAGCGTCGAAAATCCGGACGTCTATTATGAGGAAACTCCCGAAGGACTTGTGGAGCATCCAAGAACCTCGGAAATGTACCATGGAACCCCCGGAGAGGACTTCCAATGCCGTTGCAGCATGGTCGCCTGGGAGCCGGAAATCGACGGAAAATACCAGGTCAGACAGGCGGAACAGCCAGAGACTCCGCAGCAGGGCGCAAACGAGGCTACGAGCGCCCAGCTGGAAAAGATGGAACAGACTATCGCCCAGCAGGAAAAACAGCTGCAGGCGCTTAAAATGGAGCAGGAATCGCTGTTATCCAGGCAAAGGCTCATCCAGGCCGCAGAAAAACGCCACGAAAGGACGCCCCAGCAGATCGCGGATATCCAAAACCGCTGGGAAGAAAGGCTCCGCAGGCGCAGAATTGCCGAAATTGCCCAGAAAAGGCATGAAAAAAGGACTATTTCACAGGAAAACGCCATCAGGAAGGAGCTGGAACGCAGAACAGCCATCCGTACAGAGGCGCACAAGCTGTTACAGGAAGCAAACGGGCTTCATGGATTGTCCGGTAAGGACGAACTGGAAAAAGCCCTGCAGAAGGGCGGCAAAAGCGCCTACAGCGAAATGGAAGCCCAGAGCGCCAAGCTGGAGGAATCCCTCAAGAAGCTCAAGGCCTGTACCTACCTTGAGGACCCGATCCAGGTCGCCAGGGATTTCGACTATGACACAGCCATTCTAGTCAATGATTCCGTCAAGAAGAAACTCGACGGGATGCCCCGTTCCCTTTCCAGCCGAAAGCATGACCTTGAATTTGAAATCAAGTGGGTGGAGGACCATAAGAAGTATTCCAGCTGGAAGGTCGCACAGGACGCCTATAAGAAGGCGCTTCGCGAGGTGGAACAGAAAATCCTATGGGAATCCGACATTCAGCGCGTGGACGAAATCAAGGACTTTCTTGCCAAGCATCCGAAATCCGGAATCATCAAGAAGCTGGCGGAGGATATGGACGCCGCGATTGCAAAGGGTGACGCCGCAGCAAGAACGGAATTTCAACAGCTATTGAAGAAGGCCGAAACAAGAAAGGCCGAAATCGAAGCCAAGGAACTTCGCGAACGCTTGAAGAAGATCAAGAGCGGAACAGCTGGTGGAATCCCCTTCGGAACACTCACTCTCCCGGAACTCAAGGCCACCATGGGTTCAAAATTACCCAAGACCCTTGAGCATCTGGATGACGCCATCGCCAAGTACGAAAAATCCAGAAAGTACGGTTCGGACACAAAGAAGTACGCCAAGGAAATTGAAGCCAACATGAAGATGCTTTTCCAGCAGCATGACCTGGGAATGCACATTGACGACGATATTCTCGAAAAGGTTTTCACCAGCCATTTCAAGAACACTTTCGAAACAGGAAGCTCCGGCGGTTATTGTGGCCCAAGCCTAAACGCAGATGGTTCAATCAAACAGTCTCACGCACGTTTGGGTGCCGCCCATAATCTTTTCGGCCTTGGTTCCACCGACAGGGCAAATCAGCTCAAGATCGGCCAGTACGAAAAATACGGAAACCTGCTGGACCACGACAAACTTCGCGAGTTCAAGTCCCACAATCCGGCCACGCAGTACGGAAATGTCACAGTTCGTTTCAAGAAGGATAAGGTCGTCTGCACCTGGACTGCTGGCGACAGCCTCGGCGAAACTTACCAGCCCAGCCTCGTCACCGATCCCAAGGCTGTGTCCTACGACGATATGAGCGAAAGAAAATTGCCGAAACTTGGAACGGACACTTCCAACATGGCAAACTTCCGAGACAACAATATCCGAAGCTACTTGGAACTACAGTTCCATGGCGACGTCACAATCGATTGCGTGGAATCACTTACCTATCCCTATGACTTGATGGATAAAAGTAAAGCCACCCATTTACAGGTGGCTAAAAAATGGCAGAGCATCGGAGCAGAGGTTTATTACATCAAGAACGGAAAGCTGGAGAAGTTGTAG
- a CDS encoding ParB N-terminal domain-containing protein: MAIEKVVASIKNFGFKVPIIIDRENVIVCGHTRYLAAQQLEMEKIPCIMADDLTPNQVKAFRLADNKVAEASGWDFTKLNEELSFLNEIAFDVEQFGFNPSEDVDFDSFLTNEENPEKKPKTITCPHCGKSFEK; the protein is encoded by the coding sequence ATGGCGATTGAAAAGGTTGTCGCCAGCATCAAGAATTTCGGCTTCAAGGTTCCCATCATCATCGACCGCGAAAATGTAATCGTCTGCGGTCATACCCGCTACCTCGCGGCCCAGCAGCTAGAAATGGAGAAAATCCCCTGCATCATGGCGGACGATCTCACCCCAAACCAGGTCAAGGCCTTCCGACTTGCCGACAATAAGGTGGCGGAAGCTAGTGGCTGGGATTTTACGAAGCTCAACGAGGAACTGTCCTTCCTCAATGAAATCGCCTTTGACGTGGAACAGTTCGGCTTCAACCCCAGCGAGGACGTGGACTTCGACAGTTTCCTCACCAACGAGGAAAACCCGGAAAAGAAGCCAAAGACTATCACCTGCCCCCACTGTGGAAAGAGTTTCGAGAAATAA